Genomic DNA from Macadamia integrifolia cultivar HAES 741 chromosome 6, SCU_Mint_v3, whole genome shotgun sequence:
tcagaaaattgccgggtaacatcctggggaacaaccGGATCAGATTGCTGCCTTtgaggtgtgtcttcgatccgtaaagtgttgagctgagggggtaatgtagaggatccttcttcagctcgcttgtcggacctcctcataaaggcaatcatctcttccataaacttatcaaacttggcttcagtcctctcaagcctagcatcagtattctattggttctcggctaactcacgatacaatttgtgcaactcagcattggtgatgtgacttgccatggttagaaaattgcaggaaaacctggctctgataccacttaatgtagaactaggattgacaagtcaacctagtcccaatgttgcagAATACTCTTGGAGAACATTAGATCAAATATTAGAATAATTCAAAACAGATTAAtaacaaggatgagatcagatctgagattaagaatatcaatctcagattatagggtgtcagaaatcagaatagaagcCGATAATAAGGGGActaatggaatgatgaattaggtctacacaggttctgaaaattgctaacagagtgcaattttctgggcagaactgagaaggaaagctgaatttaatacctgtaagacttgagcagatcaataacactttgtgtagttgagagaagaagaagatgagttaaggaagaggacctcttgtgcttcacaccgctgagagtcaattggatcaaacaccaattccatcagccttgatcaaacacaagacaaatctccatgtagaagacaatagcaacaaccattaatttttttatcaaaatcatctaggcctttaggagcctcctcttctttatttataatgttaatgggggagggaattacaaaatagaaggttcctcaaaaaggaaaccaaatattctcctaatacaatagctactaaaaactgaaattagaaactaactgaaattagaaactagttgaaaaaggaaactaactactaaggacttgactcaattaataacttgactcataaggaaacaaatataactcaaatcaagcccaactagaaaggaaactaatgaaaatggaaactaactagtaatcccgtactcaatcttagagccccctttttagacccataaaagtggtctattacactcaaaacacatgggatcaaaagcctaacatgtatggaacccaaccctaggcttattcctaataaaacaagcctattttggtaattaatctgcatcaccttGTTGCTGACTTGTTCTTAAATTATTCACCGTAAGAAATTGGGAAAAATAAGTGCTGCCTATAACATACCTGTTGTCTCATCTAATGCCTCTTCCCAATCTTGTGGCAGTGGTAAAGGCGTTGGGCTTTGTGGAACAGTAGCAGACTCAACTGGGATCTCCCATTGACTTTTCCCTGTACTTCCATTATAATAATACACGGAACCACTTCCAGGGTCTTTTGCCTCCACCTACACAAAAAAGGAGTAGAAATGGCTGAGTAAGAAAAAGCAATCAAATTTCTGAAGAATACCATAGAATTGTGATTTCCTAGATTGTTAGTCAGGAATAGGGGAAAAGGAATTCATAAGCAATCTACACTTGAAGAGTTAAAATATGAGTTCTATCTCAAACTTTCTCTAATTTCAACAATATGTTAATTTCTTTTAACCAAAGTAAGAAGTTATTGATTTCCCTTCCTTCTAATTTGCGATCaaagaaaaaggataaattCCCAAAATTTATGAAACCATAGTTTTCAACTCGTTATCCATTTCCATTTTCCACATGTTCTTTGACCACTCTTATAGTACTATAGTAGTCTGCCACAAATTTTAGAACTTTTTCCCACAGAAACTTGAACACACATTCGGTATAGTTgccaattttttattataatggGGCCAGTGATTGCATCCAAATTTCAAGTCTGAAACCAAGATTGAGATGTCATGTATGACATGCTTATTAAcctaattaaaaattattagCTAATGCCAGCAAGAGAGAATATTTACATGAAATGACATTGATGAAGTAAAAGCAAACACATCGCACATTCATTAGCAGTACCATGATGAAAAGAAGGATTTGCAATAAAAATTCAGACTAACCCATCCAGGAGGCAATCTGGCAACTGCTACAGTTTCTACTGACAGAGTCTCCCACttctgaaattcaaaatttgaagatAATTGTTAACAATAAAACAAGGGGAGTGGTTTTATGCACAGTCGTGCATGGTGCACAATCACGCACACAGCCGTTGGAAGGCGGTAAGGAGGGTGCACTGTAGATCCTCGTCCCCCATCCAATGGTTGTATAGCCATGCATCATGGATGGccatgcacaaaaccttttgccATAAAATAATAGAACTGTTTGAGATGGGGAAATAAATGATGCAATCAATAAGGAAAGCTTaagagcatggttttaagtatcggtgcgtatcgtgccaaatcggccgatacgtatccgtatcggtaggcatcgacacgatacataccgatacgctacggggaattttggacctctttttgtgtatcggcgtatcgtacgtatcgtatcgtatcatgccgtaccgtatcggtaccgatacgtacgatactctacgatacgaacttttgaaaatctgaaaattcccgagagtatcggtaccgtatcggtacgtatcgaaggtatcgtgcagtatcgagccgtatcgtactgtattggtacgatacggctacttaagtgtgaattttttgttgtttgaaacaaacacttcacactctcaccaacagttttctagattttttatatgttatgtaaaaacaagtgttctacaacttccatgaaaatttttgatttttctcaaaaaaaaatatattttaaatttttttattccgaaattaatttaaaaagaaaaaagaaaaaagaaaaatccccaaaatttttttttttttagaaaatttagttcattcaactcttaaaaataatgtcataacttataattactaaatacatgatttcaaatgaagcccacattttttccccaaaaaagtgagggtttcaattttttttttatttctcagatctactcaaatatattggtccacactttgttgattttttatatgttatttaaaaacgtttaatctacaacttctataaaaaaattaatttttgtataatgaatgggagacccactaccataaatattttgattggggtaaatattgtgcttgtattcgacaagtgcagaatatcatcgtagttgctcctattgaagaagaaggtcctagccacggatttgaaccaccacgacactcttcacggcactcatcacagtggcaatggcaatgaagaaataaaaaactgtaagaaactcaaacctcatcattttgaacattttcaactcaatatatttgtctatcaatacgataccctctacttaagtatttatgcattatacatgttatatataactttttttaactatttttttatgcaaaagtgtataaaaatgtgttccctatccatttatgtgcgtatctttagcgtatctccgatacgatacgataccctccgatacgtatcttaattttgaccgaccaatacggcgaccgatttcgatactttaatccttggcgaTTGCACACGTCACTCTAAATAATTATGACATAACATAACCCACAAGCACAAAAATCGTCTACGGTGGGCACTACCACTAACCGCAAAGGATTTGAACTCAATCCACACCTCCAATTTACTATTGTTTCCACATTCTGGTTATCTACAGACTGCCTATTTCACACTCCGTATTTTAAGAACTTTAATATTAATGTATATGATTGCGATAATGTTGTGCATTACAGATTTGATATGATGATACGTGCTAAAGTGTAATTGATTGTCTAATATTTAAAGTATAATAAATTCGGAGCCATAACACATTATATTTAATCTTAGGTTGCCTTCTCTTTAGTCAAAGTGGTGTATCTAAACGCCCCCTTTTAGTGGTCCCAAATTTTTGAAAGCAATATTTTGCCATTTAGCTAATGCCAATTGAGCTTAAAGGGACCCCTTCAGTTTACAACCGTCACTATTGCTGTGTGGTACAAATAGGTGGATCGTACATTAACCCATCCATGAAACCTACTCCCCAAGGCTTCATTTGGATGTAAgtataaggaaaataaaggaagtgaaatcaatttaaaaaaaaaaaaaaaagatcttgaTTGTGACCTACCAAAATTTTCCCACATTCTTATCATACATGTTAATCATATTTCACAATTTAGTttcaaagtaaagtaaaatttaataaccagattaaaatttttttaaattgaggtACACACTCATATGACATAATGATTATAAGAGTTTCCACTTCACTATTAatttgatttcacttccctACCCTTTATTTTACTTGAAACCAGAttgaatctaaaaaaaaaaaaaactaattcaTTGGATAGAATTGGCTCTCATAACTTATAGAGACCAACTACATTCAATGGTTTTCTCTCAATTCTTACACCCAGTGATTTCCTCTTCAGTGGCTGAAAATTGGGGGAAGGGCTGTACACACTGCACTGGGTTAGAAGGCTCACTCTTGCTCCTGCTAATAGCAAAttcatctcttttcttcttatgCAAATCAGGTTCTGTTTCACCTTCAATTCTGCTTGGATGTTTCTTCTTGGGGTTACTCTTTGGGACCTCGTACAGGGTTACACCTCCGTGCAGCAGCAGATTCTCTCCTTGATCTTGAAACATTTCAAGTATCTCAACCACCTGATTCATGGTAGGCCTCCCCCTTGGGTTTTGACTGAGGCATTGGTAAGCCAAATTAGCTACCTTCTGAGCATCCTTGATCAAGTACTGACCTTCCATTCTAGGGTCCAATATCCTCAGCAATTTCTTATTATGGTTCAATAGTGGGCGTGCCCACTCAACCAGGTTGTGTTCATGGCCTGACCTCCTATTATTTATTGCTCTCTTACCAAGGAGCATTTCAAGGAGCACAACCCCAAAACCATATACATCACTTTTAGCAGTCAGGTGACCTGGCAACATAAAGTAGATGTTACGTTATAGAACATCACTTTCAGGCTATGCTTGagtgagaagaaaaggaaaacataataagacagaAGTTATGATAACTCTAATGATGAATTAACATGTTTATTTCactcatttttttcaaaacaaattcAATTTATAGCTTTTAATGCTTTACATAAGAGAACCAAATCAGTTTGGCAATGTCTTACCAGTCATGACGTACTCTGGGGCAGCATATCCATAAGTACCCATCACGCGGGTTGACACATGGGTCTGGTCTCCCATTGGCCCATCCTTTGCAAGTCCAAAATCAGAGAGCTTAGCATTATAATCCTGCAAGTTATGACTTCAGTATTAGTTGGAAGAAGATATGGATGATGGTAGATTTTGATTGAGTATTCTGAAGAAATTAACGGGTAAGGATTTAAAACTTGAAATCAGGGTCCACATCAGTTCCAGTC
This window encodes:
- the LOC122082437 gene encoding LOW QUALITY PROTEIN: probable serine/threonine-protein kinase PBL17 (The sequence of the model RefSeq protein was modified relative to this genomic sequence to represent the inferred CDS: deleted 1 base in 1 codon); translation: MGNCFAIEEQYETTKPVAKSQATIASPTKQDRAGANVTVTPRDVKDLIENLGYSNVDIFTHNELRLATKNFRPDQVIGEGGFGVVYKGIIDENIRSGYQTTEVAIKVLDPEGLQGDREWLAEVNYLGQLSHPNLVKLIGYCCEDEHRMLVYEYMACGSLENQLFRRVCVLLTWSTRMKIALGAAKGLAFLHGAERSIIYRDFKTSNILLDSDYNAKLSDFGLAKDGPMGDQTHVSTRVMGTYGYAAPEYVMTGHLTAKSDVYGFGVVLLEMLLGKRAINNRRSGHEHNLVEWARPLLNHNKKLLRILDPRMEGQYLIKDAQKVANLAYQCLSQNPRGRPTMNQVVEILEMFQDQGENLLLHGGVTLYEVPKSNPKKKHPSRIEGETEPDLHKKKRDEFAISRSKSELLTQCSVYSPSPNFQPLKRKSLGVRIERKPLNVVGLYKL